The Aedes albopictus strain Foshan chromosome 2, AalbF5, whole genome shotgun sequence region caacactatcgggaatctaatgtggtctgaccctatttttccatcaggttgtcgataagtcgtgatcagtcttcgttctactgctcgtgttgtgtgtaggtaagaggtaacgatagcgcacgaatgtaacaaagccgactgacacccgactgcggcaacgaaatgaaggtagtaaaaagtgtcgaatgtttacaagactggtcgtgatttgatgtaccgcatccatgggtttggttaaattttacattttactacccggatctgattccgggtaactaccggctgaaccaaatatggtctaacattattgtcttgttaactgctcatcggttaaccaaaaacgctgcaaattgaaggtgccacatgcagggtttgacaatttcgacgggactctcggaaccaattccggaccactaccagtgacgtaaggctattttctagctaactgttcatcaggttatcgcaaaagccacgatttgttgtgtcacatgcctggatttggttcacttttacatttggcctcttccggccactcaaaaccgattccgaaacacttgctgaccgttcattaggtaatctaaaaagccgctatttgatgtgacgcatgcacgggtttgtttctctttcagatttaaccacttcggcgggaacccctgaacgggttccggaacactactggttcagatatgatctttcctgctggttttcctgctcattgtccatcaggccatcgaaaatgccgtggtttgatgtgtcgcatgtatgggtttggttcaattgtatatttggccacttccagcgggacgcctagaaccggttccggaacactaccggttcaggtatggtctgagactatttttctgcttaccgctcatcaggttatcgaaaatgccgtggtttggttcacttgtatatttggccacttccagcgggacgcctagaaccggttccggaacactaccggttcaggtatggtctgagactatttttctgcttaccgctcatcaggttatcgaaaatgccgtggtttggttcacttgtatatttggccacttccagcgggacgacttgaaccggttccggaacactaccggttcagatatggtttgagatgattttcctgctcattgtccatcaggtcatctaaaatgccgtggtttgaggtgtcgcttgcatgggtttggtacaattgtatatttggccacttacagcgggacgcccagaaccgattcgggaacactaccggttcagatatggtcttagactatttttctgcttaccgctcatcaggttatcgaaaatgccgtggtttgatgtgtcacatgcataggtttgatgcatttgcatatctggtcccttcctggggtatcgttccggaacacctaaatggccatatctccggaatggctgaaccgatccgaaccattttcaataggaaacaatgggaccagattccgcgtcgaatgaaccgtcggtcattgaaatcggatgaggtttactgccaaaaagtgatgtgagtttttttgtacacacacatacacacacacacacatacacacacacacacatacacacacacagacatcacctcaattcgtcgagctgagtcgattggtatataagacttgacccctccggaggctctatcaaattttcgtttttggagtgaacatatagcctttcggtacaccttggtgtacgagaaaggcaaaaaggataaACTCAAGAAGCGACTTCTCTAATGTAATAAAGATTCAAAGGGTTTCAAGCTTGTTTAGGCTTACACTTCACACGTTTTTTTCTTCCGCAGATTTGTACTTTGATGTTTCTTCCTTTCTTTTCTGTTTCACCTTGCTAGATGTACCAGAAAGAGGGTCAAAGTCCGGGTAGCATCAGCGGAGCTTTCTTTGTAAAACAAAACTTAATTAGTGCTGGCACGATTCTTCCTGTCTGAAAAAGAACCATGCAGGGGAATGTGGTTTAAAATGGACTGTTATTCACATTCAAGACGGTTAGAATAGTTGTTGATAATAGTTTCATAACGCCAAAAGTATACACTACTCACAAGCCAAAcacttcaattattttttttttcggaactcAATGcaagtgaaaaaaatatgcacaATTGCACATTTACTTCACTTTCCCCTATCGCCATTACCTTCGTGTCCATTGAGCTGTCCACTCTCGCAGGCGGCAGCAAATTATCGCGAATCCACATTTTCAACACAGAACACTGACTGACACTACTTAAGAGGTTCAACGAGGAGGAAGCACCCAGCACCGTGTGTATTTTACGAGGTAAAATTACAACTCGTTGTGGCGTGGGTAGTTTCGTCGTAAGTACTGTCCACAGCCGACGTACTCTATTGCACCGCTCTGCTTTCCCTTTATAGGGTACGACTTGCTTGCACACCGTGCTCTAGGAGTACAGGCAGACACTGAATACGTTCTGACTGAGAAAGTGCTCGCTTCTCACTGGAGAGGTTGCTGCCTTTGCTTCATGCCTATCGGTTGGTTGTTggggatgaaagatgaaagaatCACGCTGGCTCTGCTGGTTTGACTGCCCGCAGATAACCTTTCTCCAACATCATCAGCATCAGGGCTTTATTCCGGCGAACGAACGGCGGGCGCGTATACTTAGGtatagtcagtcagtcagtcagtcgatGCAGAAGAAAAGCGAACGAGTTCCTTCTCAGATGAGCAGGGGTCTGCAGGTCTTGAGGTGGGGCACTTTACTAATCAATCGATGTAACTTACGCAAGCGAGAAAGATCATGCAGAAGGTATCCGGTTTCGATTACAAATTGATCCAGTGTCTATCAGCTCCTGATTACGTAACATCCATTTTAAATTGGTTGTTGCAATCTAGTGTGATTTTTCTCCAATATTGTAAAATAGCAAAAAGCAGGCATGAAGACTCAACATCAATACAATACAATCCCTGAAGACGGTCACAGCCAATAGGCCGAAACGTCGAAACAGTATATATAACTAAGATAGCCAATCCAAAACTATCTAATCGGTATCCAGTCGAAATCGCCATAACAAACTCCAATTAATTGCTTTTTTGTCTACTATTTAGGTCACTGCAGGCACTAATTTCTTGTGAATTTTATGATAATGATCATGAGAAACACTTTTGcttgaattattgaagaaattctaggaaatacTTATGTCAGAATATAAACGaacatttccagtggaattcccgaagaaatctttgaaacaaAGGTTTTCGAAACTTTTACCTGAAGTTTTTTAAAGTACTGAATTGTTTTGTGAAAACCCGATTCATTAGGGGTCGTACATAAATTATGAAACGCTACAGGAGAATAGAGGAACAGTATTGTTACGTTTCATATGTAAAATTTTAAATGGTCACATAAAAGATGCTCGAAAGGTTGCTTTCAAGATCATAGGTAAATATATAAATTCTTGAATTGAATGCCTCATATTATGTACTACTCAAAATTCTGTAAATTAACTGTTTGAAAGTCTAGTCAAATTGTAGAATAATTTCCAGAcagtggataaattcctggaaaaccccGAGCGTGTAATGGCGTTTAAGGTTAGACATTAAGGTCAGGAAACATGGTGTAAAATCCTCTGTCCCATTCCTGAAGCTGatgaccaaggggtgacattaaccttcttagctacgACACTCCCATCGATTTaaatgtattttgttatcaaagaAACGGAACGggtggtacgagatgtccccgatCTATGAATGTGGAATCAATTTTGATTTCCACAGCAACTTTTCATAATGCATGTAATACATATTCAATGTACTACaagtattaataatgacaagaaatatGAGAGAagtaacttaaggcgaaactggaagcattttctcatttttttcgatttttgattttttgcgttgcgttgcgcgttgcgttgcgtggtaattcgtagattgcatactgaaagttgtcatgttaaaactttaatactcctattctaattgcttatggaatgctatttgggaaggaacagctatccaactagaggttgaagtaaaaaagacatgagaacttccattgccggccacgcccatcttctccgttacgaggataggaaaggatgtgatgatatcccaagcaacacacatgtcatataatagttacggcagcgcgagttttggttgtatagaagtaaatataacgtaattttaacatcttgttaaaataacgtcaaaataacttttatacaaccaaaacttgcgctgccgtaactttaatatgacatgtgtgttgcttgggatgacacctactttacaagaggtcagcgactcaccgacactcccataggtgtcaaggagttggatattgggaatggggtgatttgggaatcactataagcgagtgatgcgacaagatccagattgtgtaagtgtatttgagttaatcatgtagatgtgtttgagtgagtgaaagtgatttagtatatttaaacaccaacgttgggagtgacatggctaagaaattttgtcactccatgggccgttTTGATTCctggatggggcacaggcatttacactgtgtcctggctaacaagcctaggcttaaccgccattgatcggtctctgaaacgataagaaatacgttatgtggatgggaaaggatagtaaggaagggataactattcatcgaggtgccagcgactcaccgacgccctcgaaaatagaaaggaaatgggattttggtacaggaatgatcaggaattcagtatgattaagttatgcgtTAATTTATAGCTTAATATGTTAAAAACGGTCGCTTTAATTGATTGATAATTATATAAAAGAcctccccagaaagtatggacgctggtatttcaaaattattggtgactagttctttttgaaggcTACATCCTGTTCGTCAGTCTAACTTCTCTGCATTTGTATAGCAGTTTATGCGATCCCgatagtttgtttcaaaatacatgaacttacaGGGGAACATCGTCGAAAAAATGTGAACAAACAATGTACAGTGCTTGagaggtcacttaggaaatgagcaaaaaatggatggaataagtgagaaaaccgtgcaAGTAGCTAGCAGCAGTCACGTTGGAGATATCACGTTTGATCATAagcaaaaattgataaaaaaaaataaaggtccTGCTGACTCTCGTTTGACTAcaaaggttgatgagccgggaaacactctttctttcgacggggtttcttatgggagtttgagtgaaaaaaaagcaaaaaatcttccctctttcactttctcacagaaaaccgcaaacaaaatcatcaccttcgtagtccccaattgaaAAACCAGAACCAATcttcacttaaatttgacagttcgataattatttcattaggagaactgtcaagtttaagtgtcgaactgtcaaatttaagtaaaaattaatttcaattctccaattggaacagacccttaaaaTGGTGCAGATATGAACACAAAACTAAACAAATAATTAGAACCCTCTCACCGGATTTATGCCGCATGCTTGACTCCGCCAATAAAGCTGCTCCGCTCACATCACTCGCATATTTCACTCAAAAAGTCTATTCACTGGAAActcttttccgaaaaaaaaaaaaatatgacaggcGCAAGAAAACACGGGGGTGAAAATTTTTGCGTCCgtctttttttcgatttttgattttttattaaataacgaagcaatattttcaaaatcggttttcgtgcacacgtagagtatggatcaaggtatcttctgattttttttgaggtggaaaatgttttccatttttgcagaaaccattttttcgtgaaattttgttcaaacatggtttctgcaaaaacgaaaaacattttcctttacaaaaaaaaaatcagaagataccttgatccatacacaGAAAAAAAGAATTAAATTTAAACGATATGTAAATGGCAAACGTTGTGAATTTAAACGAATTTAAactaaaaaatgattgaaaattgagtcgAATTTGATGCACATAATGAGAGCATagaaaaacatacaattttacaCTTTTATGAACTTAAAATTCAATGGCACATCAATTTCATGTTCAAATTGAAAAGTGAATTGAATAACATTCGATTTTCTGTTAATTAAACAATAAATTTCAATTGGCGTGTAAATTTACAGCGACACTCGTTTACCATCAACACAAATGGCGTCTCTgtttaacccgtttcggtcctagttgggaatttaatttcaaaaaatcactgtgacttcattttccaaccaatttttacgaaattttgtacgaagatcgcgctacatctctagttgtatggaaaaatattaaaatggtattttggtccttggggtctgagttattgaaggggttatatgggtcaaatcaggtcaaaaatggaccaacttccttttaaccactgattacttgtaaaaaacacatgcaatatgattgcaaacatgttcaattatattttattattacagacgcatagtttgagtaaattgggattgtctggtttcggttccggatgttccgggtcgcgtttggggtgcgttcggaggacacttctcaaacgttccctacacatgacattttttctcgcataattctaaaaacaggcttgtcatgattcattcttcataattttgtatactaagtatattgaaggaatattcaaaggtttttttgacatattggccgtcatcccggatgttccgggaacctgagaccatccggggaagtggccattttccaaacagttatgaaacatggcttgcgacatatcaatcttcatgtttttgccaaacaagtatgttagagtagaattcagaggtttttagacATATTGTCCGCcatccgggatgttccgggaacctgggaccggggaagtggccattttccaaacagctaagtagccattttccaaacagttatgaaacatggcttgcgacatatcaatcttcataattttgcaaaacaagtatgttagaggagaatttagacgtttttgtgcatattggccacaactccggatgttccgggaacctggaaccacccgggaagtggccattttccaaattgttatgaaacatggattgcgacatatcaatcttcatgattttgcaaaacaagtatgttagaggagacttcataggtttttggacatattggccacaattacggatgttccgggaacttggaaccacctggggaagtggccattttccaaacaattatgaaacatggcttgcgacatatcaatcttcatgattttgcaaaacaagtaagttAGAGTAGATTTATGAGATTGTtgaacatattggccgccatcctggatgttccgggaacctgtaTCATATTTGTTTGAAAAATGCCCACTTCctcaggtggttccaggttcccggaacatccgaaattgtggccaatatgtccaaaaatacCCGAATTCTACTCCaatatacttgttttgcaaaatcatgaagactgatatgtcgcaagccgtgttgcataactgtttgggaaaatggccacttccctgggtggttccagattcccggaacatccggaatggtggccaatatgtccaaaaacatcTAAATTCTCGTCtaccatacttgttttgcaaaatcatgaagattgatatgtcgcaagccttgtttcataactgtttgagaaatggccacttccttgggtggttccaggttccNNNNNNNNNNNNNNNNNNNNNNNNNNNNNNNNNNNNNNNNNNNNNNNNNNNNNNNNNNNNNNNNNNNNNNNNNNNNNNNNNNNNNNNNNNNNNNNNNNNNNNNNNNNNNNNNNNNNNNNNNNNNNNNNNNNNNNNNNNNNNNNNNNNNNNNNNNNNNNNNNNNNNNNNNNNNNNNNNNNNNNNNNNNNNNNNNNNNNNNNNNNNNNNNNNNNNNNNNNNNNNNNNNNNNNNNNNNNNNNNNNNNNNNNNNNNNNNNNNNNNNNNNNNNNNNNNNNNNNNNNNNNNNNNNNNNNNNNNNNNNNNNNNNNNNNNNNNNNNNNNNNNNNNNNNNNNNNNNNNNNNNNNNNNNNNNNNNNNNNNNNNNNNNNNNNNNNNNNNNNNNNNNNNNNNNNNNNNNNNNNNNNNNNNNNNNNNNNNNNNNNNNNNNNNNNNNNNNNNNNNNNNNNNNNNNNNNNNNNNNNNNNNNNNNNNNNNNNNNNNNNNNNNNNNNNNNNNNNNNNACGAACAAAGCCACAAATCCGTACGTCCCTACGAATGTCCCATTTGTCAAAAGacattttcgttcaaaacaaacttCCTGACCCACGTCAAATACCATTCGGTCCCAGACGACCGATTCAAATGTGAACTCTGCGACAGAGGTTTCAAGAAGAAACATCTCCTGCAGGAGCATCAGGTGATCCACCAGGAAAGTGAAGCACGTCCCTTCAAATGCCATCTGTGTTCGATTGCCTTCACTCGGAATGATCTGCTGGAGTTTCACGTGAAGAAGCATTTGGGGGAAAAGCCGTTCAAATGTAGCCAGTGTAGTGCGTCCTACATCCATGGGAGGGACTTGCGGAGGCACAATCGAGTCAAACACGAAGGGGAGACGCCGTTCGCGTGTGAAGTTTGTCACAAGGTGTTCTCCAGGAAATATTCGCTGGGGAAACATTTGAAAACTCATAAGTGAGGATGTTCCACTGGGATTGAATATGTTTGTGTCGCTGATTAAAATAACTATGCGAAATTTTAAAATCATATCGACTTTATCGGTTGAAGATAATCACCGTGGACCTTCTTTACTATTATTTTCCTGTATTAATTGAAAGACGTCCCTTGCTCTTCTGTGGTTCAGTATCGagtcgttgcctgtcattgtTGTCTTTAGGATggtcggcctccagtgatagtgacggtgaagcaatatcagtagtcaactAATATGACTGTTAGTGCGCAGATctggttccagggagtttcaggagcgttccatgggGTTACCATGGGTTTTAAAGGCTATCCAAGAGGTTTCCCGTTGCGTTCCTGGAGTTCTAGTGCGGTATCAGGGCT contains the following coding sequences:
- the LOC134285965 gene encoding zinc finger protein 468-like (The sequence of the model RefSeq protein was modified relative to this genomic sequence to represent the inferred CDS: added 262 bases not found in genome assembly) — its product is MRLTIHKCCICREQFDSLDMVKYHVMKRHPLLGENIESDNQFECEICSRCFKTQKVLIEHQRRPFRKYRFQCSHCGKTFNERQVFTDHEQSHKSVRPYECPICQKTFSFKTNFLTHVKYHSVPDDRFKCELCDRGFKKKHLLQEHQVIHQESEARPFKCHLCSIAFTRNDLLEFHVKKHLGEKPFKCSQCSASYIHGRDLRRHNRVKHEGETPFACEVCHKVFSRKYSLGKHLKTHK